In Aliamphritea ceti, a single window of DNA contains:
- a CDS encoding helix-turn-helix domain-containing protein produces MSEINLKSLADRLKQYRKDNQWTLEQLAEQSGVSRSMLSQIERGKANPTLAVTCRVAQALNISIAELVEEPWTQPSIEVVAHDADDNVMRDDENGFVQMLTPPNSTTEFYRLRLAPAATLNSKPHFRGTREILTAHKGKVTVISGSDNRDMEEGDTAYYQADQNHCIINRSNEEALLYMVICLEEPNAIGYEWDLTDHPDNNQ; encoded by the coding sequence ATGTCGGAAATAAACCTGAAAAGCCTTGCAGACAGGCTCAAACAATACCGCAAAGATAATCAGTGGACGCTGGAACAGCTGGCCGAACAGTCAGGTGTCAGCCGTTCAATGCTAAGTCAGATTGAACGCGGCAAAGCCAACCCAACCCTGGCGGTTACCTGTCGTGTCGCTCAGGCACTGAATATTTCTATTGCCGAACTGGTTGAAGAACCCTGGACCCAGCCAAGTATTGAAGTGGTTGCCCACGACGCCGACGACAACGTCATGCGCGATGATGAAAACGGCTTCGTACAAATGCTCACGCCACCGAACTCGACAACTGAGTTCTACCGTTTACGTCTGGCGCCAGCAGCAACCCTGAATTCCAAGCCCCATTTCCGTGGCACCCGGGAGATTCTCACCGCCCATAAAGGTAAGGTGACTGTTATTTCCGGTAGCGATAACCGGGATATGGAAGAAGGCGATACCGCTTATTATCAGGCAGATCAAAACCACTGCATCATTAACCGCAGTAACGAAGAAGCTTTGTTATATATGGTGATTTGTCTGGAAGAGCCAAATGCAATTGGCTATGAGTGGGATCTGACGGATCATCCGGATAATAATCAGTAA
- a CDS encoding hydantoinase/oxoprolinase family protein — MTQNKNQIRLAADIGGTFTDIVLETPAGLVTAKVPTDVLNPEKGILNGVNVVLEKASVTPEQVDVFIHGTTLATNALIERKGAKTALITTQGFRDSLEIAYENRFDQYDLMIDKPVQLIPRELRFTVPERMDVRGRVLLELNREAVLSLVNDIEKNNIESIAIGLLHSYANPAHEEAVRDILIEAGCKAEISLSSEVCPEVREYERLMTTACNAYVQPIMARYLKALKMALHESGFRSPLFLMTSGGGMTTLESAIRFPIRLVESGPSGGAVLASRIAANVQERNVVSFDMGGTTAKICLIDDYEPQTARNFEIARAARFQKGSGMPVRIPVVEMIEIGAGGGSIAHVDSMGRLAIGPESAGSTPGPACYGHGGERATVTDANVLLGKIDPQDFAEGKMQLDIAAAEASVTYGIAHKLNVPMHEAAFGIGEMVEENMANAARIHSVEHGADLTQCTMIAFGGAGPLHAVRLAEKLNIQRVIVPANSGVGSAVGFLWAPMAYEVVQSRYMTLDNFNASEANHVLSQIGEEAFEIVRNGAPEEPLTETRTAYMRYIGQGHEIEIPLPNRDLTNEDNTLIKTTYEAYYSNLYGRTIPERDIEILSWSTVVSSAKKLAEDIVPNSEVYPATPNASRKGFLPSTKQYEDVPVYWRPDLSPGAYFEGPAMVAEPQTTTFVTSAYRAYIDSQSNLILEAK, encoded by the coding sequence ATGACACAAAATAAAAACCAAATACGTCTGGCAGCAGATATCGGTGGCACATTCACCGATATCGTACTTGAAACACCCGCTGGCCTTGTGACAGCAAAAGTACCAACGGACGTATTGAACCCGGAAAAAGGTATCCTGAACGGTGTGAATGTTGTTCTCGAAAAGGCATCTGTAACACCTGAGCAGGTTGATGTCTTTATTCATGGAACTACGCTGGCGACGAACGCGCTGATTGAGCGCAAAGGCGCTAAAACAGCGCTGATCACGACCCAAGGCTTCCGTGATTCATTAGAAATAGCCTATGAAAACCGCTTTGATCAATATGATTTGATGATCGATAAACCGGTACAGCTAATTCCCCGGGAGCTTCGTTTCACCGTACCAGAACGAATGGATGTACGGGGCCGGGTGTTACTTGAGCTGAACCGCGAAGCAGTGCTGTCTCTGGTTAATGACATTGAAAAAAACAATATTGAATCTATCGCCATTGGCTTGCTGCATAGCTATGCCAACCCCGCTCATGAAGAGGCTGTTCGGGATATTTTAATTGAAGCTGGCTGCAAGGCTGAAATTTCTTTATCTAGTGAAGTCTGTCCTGAAGTTCGTGAGTACGAACGGTTAATGACAACCGCCTGTAATGCCTACGTTCAACCCATTATGGCGCGCTACTTAAAAGCACTGAAGATGGCATTACACGAGAGTGGTTTTCGCTCACCGCTATTTTTAATGACCTCCGGCGGTGGTATGACAACCCTGGAGTCAGCGATTCGTTTTCCTATTCGGCTGGTTGAGTCAGGTCCAAGTGGCGGCGCAGTATTAGCCAGCAGGATCGCCGCTAACGTACAGGAAAGAAATGTTGTTTCGTTTGATATGGGCGGAACTACAGCAAAGATTTGTCTGATCGATGATTACGAGCCTCAGACTGCACGGAATTTTGAAATAGCCCGCGCTGCCCGTTTCCAAAAAGGCAGCGGTATGCCAGTGCGTATTCCGGTGGTTGAAATGATCGAAATAGGTGCAGGTGGAGGGTCTATTGCCCATGTAGATAGCATGGGTCGCCTTGCTATTGGCCCTGAAAGTGCGGGTTCTACACCGGGGCCCGCCTGTTATGGTCACGGCGGGGAGCGAGCAACGGTGACCGATGCTAATGTATTGCTGGGTAAAATTGATCCTCAGGATTTTGCCGAAGGTAAGATGCAATTGGACATCGCCGCTGCTGAGGCAAGCGTGACCTACGGTATTGCGCATAAGCTGAATGTACCCATGCATGAAGCCGCATTCGGTATTGGTGAAATGGTTGAAGAAAACATGGCCAATGCTGCACGTATTCACAGTGTTGAGCACGGCGCCGATCTGACTCAATGCACGATGATTGCTTTTGGTGGCGCAGGACCACTTCATGCGGTTCGTCTGGCTGAAAAGTTAAATATACAACGTGTGATTGTGCCTGCGAATTCAGGTGTGGGGTCTGCGGTGGGTTTTTTGTGGGCGCCGATGGCCTATGAAGTGGTTCAGAGTCGTTACATGACCCTGGATAACTTTAATGCATCAGAAGCCAATCACGTGCTCAGTCAGATCGGTGAAGAAGCCTTTGAAATCGTGCGTAATGGTGCACCTGAAGAGCCGCTTACTGAAACACGTACCGCGTATATGCGCTATATCGGGCAGGGACATGAAATCGAAATTCCGTTACCCAACCGCGATTTAACAAATGAAGATAACACGCTGATTAAAACGACTTATGAAGCGTATTACAGCAATCTATATGGCCGTACGATTCCAGAACGGGACATTGAAATACTGTCCTGGTCAACGGTTGTATCTAGCGCCAAAAAACTGGCTGAAGATATCGTTCCTAACTCAGAAGTGTATCCGGCGACGCCTAACGCCAGCCGTAAAGGCTTCTTACCTAGTACGAAGCAATACGAAGATGTGCCCGTGTATTGGCGACCTGATTTATCACCCGGTGCGTATTTTGAAGGCCCTGCCATGGTTGCTGAACCGCAGACCACTACATTTGTTACCAGCGCCTACCGAGCGTATATCGACTCACAATCCAACCTGATTCTGGAGGCGAAATAA
- a CDS encoding type II toxin-antitoxin system Phd/YefM family antitoxin — protein MDSVSVNRFRDNLKSLVEQVVDNHEPIKVTRRAGEDFVVISADDWEREQETLYVLQNSSLMQQISESVKTHQAGAGYKPTEGQLDEITGL, from the coding sequence ATGGATTCTGTAAGTGTTAACCGTTTCAGGGACAATCTTAAAAGTCTTGTGGAACAAGTGGTGGATAACCACGAGCCGATAAAGGTGACTCGTCGTGCTGGAGAAGACTTCGTGGTCATAAGTGCTGATGACTGGGAGCGAGAGCAGGAAACATTATATGTGCTGCAAAACTCCTCTTTAATGCAGCAAATTTCGGAATCTGTAAAGACACATCAGGCCGGTGCTGGGTATAAGCCAACGGAAGGGCAATTAGATGAGATCACTGGTCTTTGA
- the tdh gene encoding L-threonine 3-dehydrogenase has product MKALVKSKAEVGLWMEQVPMPKIGINDVLVKVHRTAICGTDLHIYNWDEWAQKTIPVPMTIGHEFVGEIVDVGSNVVDFYPGQLVSGEGHVVCGRCRNCMSGKRHFCNHTSGIGVNRTGAFAEYIAVPMANVWVHRPDIDKDIAAIFDPFGNATHTALQWPLLGEDVLITGAGPIGCMAAAVCKHAGARNIVVTDHNPFRLDLARKLGATRLVNIMDEKLDDIQKELGMVEGFDVGLEMSGSPAALNDMIANMNHGGKISVLGIPNQDTHIDWNRVIFSMLTIKGIYGREMYDTWYKMSMMVETGLDLSSVITHRMHFTEFQQGFDAMLSGQAGKVILNWED; this is encoded by the coding sequence ATGAAAGCACTGGTTAAATCGAAGGCTGAAGTAGGTCTTTGGATGGAGCAGGTACCGATGCCTAAAATCGGTATTAACGATGTTCTGGTCAAAGTACACCGTACTGCGATTTGTGGTACTGACCTGCATATCTACAATTGGGATGAATGGGCGCAAAAGACCATTCCTGTTCCGATGACAATTGGCCATGAGTTTGTTGGCGAGATTGTTGATGTAGGCTCCAACGTAGTGGATTTTTATCCTGGCCAGCTGGTTTCCGGTGAAGGGCATGTTGTGTGCGGCCGTTGCCGTAACTGTATGTCTGGCAAACGCCACTTCTGTAACCATACTTCAGGTATCGGTGTGAACCGCACCGGTGCTTTCGCTGAATATATTGCCGTACCAATGGCTAACGTTTGGGTTCACCGCCCGGATATTGATAAAGACATCGCGGCTATCTTCGATCCGTTTGGTAACGCAACTCACACTGCACTGCAGTGGCCATTATTGGGTGAGGATGTACTGATCACCGGTGCGGGTCCGATTGGTTGTATGGCGGCGGCGGTTTGTAAGCATGCCGGCGCACGTAACATTGTCGTGACTGACCACAATCCGTTCCGTCTGGATCTTGCCCGTAAGCTGGGTGCGACCCGCCTGGTGAATATCATGGATGAGAAGCTTGATGATATTCAGAAAGAGCTGGGCATGGTTGAAGGTTTTGATGTTGGTCTGGAAATGTCCGGTAGCCCGGCGGCGCTGAATGACATGATCGCCAACATGAACCACGGCGGTAAGATTTCTGTACTGGGTATTCCGAATCAGGATACGCACATTGACTGGAACCGGGTGATCTTCAGCATGCTGACGATTAAAGGTATTTACGGTCGTGAGATGTATGACACCTGGTACAAAATGTCGATGATGGTGGAAACCGGTCTGGACCTGAGCTCGGTCATTACTCACCGTATGCACTTTACAGAATTTCAACAAGGCTTTGACGCAATGCTCAGCGGTCAGGCGGGTAAAGTTATCCTGAACTGGGAGGATTAA
- a CDS encoding Txe/YoeB family addiction module toxin, which produces MRSLVFEGNTWTAYERIREQDKKLHKAICKHLKEMLRGDPAIGSGKPEQLKHNLSGFWSRRISQKDRLIYKFDDEYIYIFALGGHYDQK; this is translated from the coding sequence ATGAGATCACTGGTCTTTGAAGGAAATACCTGGACTGCGTACGAACGGATTCGGGAGCAGGACAAAAAACTGCATAAAGCGATTTGTAAGCATCTGAAAGAAATGTTGCGCGGTGATCCTGCTATCGGTTCAGGTAAACCAGAGCAGTTGAAACATAATCTAAGTGGTTTCTGGTCTCGCCGTATTTCACAGAAAGATCGCCTTATCTATAAATTCGATGATGAATACATTTATATATTCGCACTAGGCGGCCACTACGATCAGAAATAA
- a CDS encoding DUF6765 family protein codes for MQEDMHYYGTYALARAAGLPVKQAQVIAYAAQYVDDSTDNDSEVHKDGGMFETVATAHTNAEAIGNAVADQTEQRKVWMPFHFFPGGEGETISEKLLCTKDGPLAQEMVANHLQHALKNQTEYALTLLGITAHVYADTFSHYGFSGVSSGKNKVDSQSFELDVKDPQVKAYIMGKMSGFFSKYAPNFLIQNYRRFASDGASVATGALGHGAVGTYPDRPFLRWRFNYKLENADSGWRNNKATFLEGCEKLHALFSNYAKQSGSDDAGREFSEIRDTVAGILALEAAKDGRIDAWKGAVLNGDLFQPDANEALHYDPYHWREQRQDFEHLSKSAEVIKTDVYRFHQAAAYHRNYTLKQLLPRHGILVL; via the coding sequence ATGCAAGAAGATATGCACTATTACGGTACTTATGCTCTGGCCAGAGCAGCGGGATTACCCGTTAAGCAGGCGCAAGTGATTGCGTATGCAGCGCAGTATGTAGATGACTCGACAGACAATGACAGCGAAGTACATAAAGACGGCGGCATGTTTGAGACAGTTGCTACTGCGCACACTAATGCTGAAGCAATCGGTAATGCGGTGGCTGATCAGACCGAACAGCGTAAAGTGTGGATGCCGTTCCACTTTTTCCCGGGAGGGGAAGGAGAGACGATATCAGAGAAGCTTCTTTGCACAAAAGATGGCCCGCTGGCTCAGGAAATGGTCGCTAACCATCTGCAGCATGCGTTAAAGAATCAGACTGAATATGCATTAACATTGCTGGGAATTACCGCCCATGTATATGCAGATACGTTTTCCCATTATGGTTTTTCCGGGGTTAGCTCTGGGAAGAATAAAGTCGACAGTCAGTCATTCGAACTGGATGTGAAGGACCCTCAGGTTAAAGCCTATATTATGGGTAAAATGTCTGGTTTTTTTAGTAAGTACGCACCCAACTTTTTAATCCAGAATTACCGCCGCTTTGCCAGTGATGGCGCCAGTGTTGCAACCGGAGCGCTGGGCCACGGTGCTGTGGGTACATACCCCGACAGGCCTTTTCTACGCTGGCGTTTCAATTATAAATTGGAGAACGCGGATTCCGGATGGCGCAATAATAAAGCCACTTTTCTGGAAGGTTGTGAAAAGTTACATGCTTTATTTAGCAATTATGCAAAGCAGTCCGGAAGTGATGATGCGGGCCGGGAATTCAGTGAGATTCGTGACACAGTTGCCGGAATTCTCGCGCTAGAAGCCGCTAAAGATGGCCGGATTGATGCCTGGAAGGGTGCTGTTCTGAATGGGGATTTATTTCAGCCTGATGCGAATGAAGCGCTGCACTACGATCCCTATCACTGGCGTGAGCAGCGGCAAGATTTTGAACACCTGTCGAAATCAGCTGAAGTAATAAAGACAGATGTTTATCGCTTTCATCAGGCGGCTGCTTATCACCGTAACTATACGTTAAAGCAGCTATTGCCCAGGCATGGCATTCTGGTGTTGTGA
- the kbl gene encoding glycine C-acetyltransferase produces the protein MQANTRQHYADQLTAIREAGLYKNERVIAGAQNANVPLQDGSQVLNLCANNYLGLAQHPEVNRAAREGLEEFGYGMASVRFICGTQTIHKQLEDKLTEFLGTEDTILYPSCFDANGGLFETILTDADAVISDSLNHASIIDGVRLCKAKRYRYANNNMQQLEEALQQADADGARIKLITTDGVFSMDGYVAQLDKICDLADKYGAMVHVDDCHATGFVGENGRGSHEHCGVIGRIDILTGTLGKALGGASGGYTSARKEIVELLRQRSRPYLFSNTVAPPVVAGAIKALDLVSESAEIREQLKENTLYYRKKLKEAGFEILPGDHPIVPIMLYDAKVAAEFAERALKHGIYVIAFSYPVVPQGKARIRTQVSAGHSRADIDRVMDAFRKVMQEMNL, from the coding sequence ATGCAGGCTAATACAAGACAACATTACGCGGATCAGTTAACGGCGATTCGTGAAGCAGGTTTATATAAGAACGAACGGGTTATTGCCGGTGCGCAGAACGCTAACGTACCCCTGCAGGATGGCTCTCAGGTACTTAACCTGTGTGCCAATAACTACCTGGGGCTGGCACAGCATCCTGAGGTTAACCGGGCAGCTCGCGAAGGTCTGGAAGAGTTTGGTTACGGCATGGCGTCAGTGCGCTTTATTTGCGGTACCCAAACTATTCATAAACAGCTGGAAGATAAGCTGACTGAGTTTCTGGGTACGGAAGATACGATTCTGTATCCGTCCTGTTTCGATGCTAATGGCGGTCTGTTCGAGACCATTCTGACCGATGCCGATGCGGTTATTTCTGACTCACTGAACCACGCCAGCATTATTGACGGTGTGCGTCTGTGTAAGGCTAAGCGTTACCGTTATGCCAACAACAATATGCAGCAGTTGGAAGAAGCGCTACAGCAGGCGGATGCCGACGGCGCGCGTATTAAGCTGATCACCACTGACGGTGTGTTCTCTATGGACGGCTATGTCGCTCAGCTGGATAAAATTTGTGACTTAGCGGACAAGTACGGTGCCATGGTGCATGTGGATGATTGTCATGCCACAGGTTTTGTAGGTGAAAACGGTCGCGGCAGCCATGAACACTGCGGTGTAATTGGTCGTATCGACATTCTTACCGGCACGCTGGGTAAAGCCCTTGGCGGCGCCAGTGGTGGTTATACCAGCGCCCGTAAAGAGATTGTTGAGTTGTTACGTCAGCGTTCTCGCCCTTATCTGTTCTCTAACACTGTTGCGCCGCCGGTTGTGGCCGGTGCGATTAAGGCGCTGGATCTGGTCAGTGAATCTGCGGAAATCCGTGAACAGCTGAAAGAAAACACGCTGTATTACCGTAAGAAGCTGAAAGAAGCTGGTTTTGAAATTCTGCCGGGTGACCATCCGATCGTGCCTATTATGTTGTACGACGCGAAGGTTGCTGCTGAGTTTGCTGAGCGGGCCTTAAAGCACGGTATTTATGTGATTGCGTTCTCTTATCCTGTTGTTCCGCAGGGCAAGGCACGTATTCGTACTCAGGTATCAGCTGGGCATAGCCGTGCGGATATCGATCGTGTAATGGATGCTTTCCGCAAAGTAATGCAGGAAATGAATTTATAG
- a CDS encoding alpha/beta fold hydrolase, translating into MKRISMDVVDIKPHYDVIVIGSGYGGSICASRLSRAGKSVCLLERGKEILPGDFPDTEIEALKELQFDTPHGKIGSPTGLYNIHVNAEQNVVVGCGLGGTSLINANVSLLPDDNVFSDPAWPQQIRVPQNDLLNEGVQRAREMLKPAVYPDNNSENYPDLAKTRAHQKSAAAMAQTFYKTPINVNFTDTGDSGNHVGVEQPACNNCGDCVSGCNTGAKNTTQMNYLPDAWNHGTEIFCEVLVSHVTKSGANWQVHYRLPETGRAAFDAALLTVSADIVVVAAGTLGSNEIMLRSKANGLSVSDHLGKGFTGNGDVLGFGYNCDEKIQGIGFGDLNPADMQPVGPCITSVIDMRQSDDRSQRMVIEEGSIPGAMGRLMIPAMAAADDLIGEDADHDENLSEIMRKSARKWQSRLQGPYRGAANRMQTYLIMSHDSGTGQASLAEDRLRISWPGLGQEAVFAHANENLRKASAALNGNYIENPVWTPLFNKSLVTVHPLGGCNMADDAASGVVDHKGRVFSGQAGDAVHKGLYISDGAVLPTSLAVNPLLTISAITERCCALMAEDYGFSINYQLPSQSDRQARTLKLGIEFTEKMRGFMARVDTDSADHNADSGAMYQQAYQKAYEKGEAAGHTLEFTLTIRVSDLSALLDSSSLDNDGHTAGIIGSVEAPLLSAHTLNVSGGKFQLFVDYPETPDTRRMVYQMQMYNSESSYYFSAYKVIKNNPDPRDIWPDTSTLYVTVYEGNDAQGTVVARGIMHINPADFAVQMTTMKVLNADNVQQKLSALAGFGKHFSGVLWDSYGGVFSKEQRFNPAAPPRQKRQLNAPAPQLEYLQTDDGVNLRLSRYQAGSKGPVMLVHGLGVSSGIFSTDLIKTNLVEYLCSHDYDVWLLDFRVSIDLPAAEQQSTGDQVAKYDFPAAVERIRLRTGAETVQAVVHCWGASTFFMSMLAGLEGVRSIVCSQIANDVVVPLTTQIKTGLYLPGVLNTFGVDSLTAYVDSHADWRERIWDKALSVNALQQAQGSCNSAVCHRVTFNYASLYKHQQLNDLLHDNLHELFGEANISAFEHLAAVCRTGYITDADGEDVYRPHIERLNLPICFIHGEDNECYLPESTKQTYQNLCQQFGEQQYSRHVIAGYGHIDCIFGRNAVDDVYPLMVKHLDKTA; encoded by the coding sequence ATGAAAAGAATTTCTATGGATGTGGTGGATATCAAGCCACATTACGATGTGATTGTTATCGGCTCAGGTTATGGAGGGAGTATCTGTGCTTCGCGCTTATCCCGAGCCGGTAAAAGCGTATGTTTACTTGAGCGGGGTAAGGAGATTCTGCCGGGTGATTTTCCTGATACAGAGATCGAGGCGCTTAAGGAACTTCAGTTTGATACTCCGCATGGCAAGATAGGTTCGCCAACCGGGCTGTACAATATTCATGTTAATGCAGAACAGAACGTTGTCGTTGGATGCGGCTTAGGCGGCACTTCGCTGATTAATGCCAATGTTTCCCTGCTACCGGATGATAATGTTTTTAGTGACCCTGCCTGGCCCCAGCAGATAAGAGTGCCGCAGAATGACTTACTGAATGAGGGCGTACAGCGTGCCCGTGAAATGCTCAAACCTGCAGTCTATCCCGATAACAATTCCGAGAACTATCCTGATTTAGCCAAGACCCGTGCGCATCAGAAAAGTGCCGCCGCAATGGCGCAGACATTTTATAAAACGCCGATTAATGTCAATTTTACTGACACCGGTGACAGCGGTAATCATGTTGGCGTTGAGCAACCTGCCTGCAATAACTGCGGGGACTGTGTCTCCGGTTGTAATACCGGCGCAAAAAACACCACTCAGATGAATTACTTACCAGATGCCTGGAATCACGGCACTGAAATATTTTGTGAAGTGCTGGTCAGCCATGTGACTAAGAGCGGCGCTAACTGGCAGGTTCATTATCGTTTGCCGGAAACGGGCAGAGCTGCTTTTGATGCAGCCCTGTTAACTGTTAGTGCTGATATTGTGGTGGTGGCAGCAGGCACGCTCGGCAGTAATGAAATTATGCTGCGCTCTAAAGCTAATGGTTTAAGTGTTTCGGATCATCTGGGTAAAGGCTTTACCGGTAATGGTGATGTACTTGGATTTGGATATAACTGCGATGAAAAAATTCAGGGGATTGGGTTTGGTGATCTTAATCCCGCGGATATGCAGCCTGTTGGCCCCTGTATTACCAGTGTTATTGATATGCGCCAGAGTGATGATCGCTCTCAGCGGATGGTAATAGAAGAAGGCAGTATTCCCGGGGCAATGGGGCGGTTAATGATTCCTGCGATGGCCGCCGCGGATGATTTGATTGGCGAAGATGCTGACCACGATGAAAACCTGTCTGAAATTATGCGTAAATCCGCAAGAAAATGGCAAAGCCGTTTACAGGGGCCTTATCGTGGTGCAGCCAACCGGATGCAAACTTACCTGATAATGAGCCATGACAGCGGTACAGGGCAAGCCAGCCTTGCTGAAGACCGGCTGCGAATCAGCTGGCCAGGACTAGGCCAGGAGGCGGTTTTTGCACACGCCAATGAAAATTTACGTAAAGCTAGTGCGGCGCTGAACGGTAACTATATTGAAAACCCGGTCTGGACACCCTTATTTAATAAGAGCCTGGTGACTGTACATCCTCTGGGGGGCTGTAATATGGCGGATGATGCTGCCTCCGGCGTTGTTGATCATAAAGGGAGGGTGTTCTCCGGACAGGCCGGTGATGCTGTGCATAAAGGTTTGTATATTTCTGATGGAGCCGTTTTGCCAACCTCACTGGCAGTCAATCCGTTGCTGACGATTTCTGCAATAACCGAGCGTTGCTGTGCATTAATGGCGGAAGATTACGGCTTCAGTATTAATTATCAGCTTCCTTCCCAGTCTGACCGTCAGGCCAGAACGCTGAAGCTGGGTATTGAGTTTACTGAGAAAATGCGTGGTTTTATGGCGCGGGTTGATACGGATTCCGCTGATCATAACGCTGACTCCGGGGCTATGTATCAACAGGCTTATCAGAAAGCTTATGAGAAAGGAGAGGCCGCCGGTCATACTCTGGAGTTCACCCTGACAATTCGTGTCAGCGACTTATCCGCTTTGCTGGATAGCTCTTCACTAGATAATGACGGGCATACTGCCGGCATTATTGGCAGCGTTGAAGCACCTTTGTTGTCAGCACACACCCTGAATGTCAGCGGTGGTAAGTTTCAGTTGTTTGTCGACTATCCTGAAACACCTGATACCCGGCGAATGGTGTATCAGATGCAGATGTATAATTCTGAGAGCAGTTATTACTTTTCGGCGTATAAAGTTATAAAAAATAATCCGGATCCAAGAGATATCTGGCCGGATACATCAACTCTTTATGTCACTGTTTATGAGGGGAATGATGCGCAGGGAACTGTTGTTGCCAGAGGTATTATGCATATTAATCCCGCAGACTTTGCCGTACAAATGACCACTATGAAGGTGCTCAATGCGGATAATGTGCAGCAAAAACTGTCAGCCCTTGCTGGTTTTGGTAAGCACTTTTCCGGGGTTCTCTGGGACAGCTACGGCGGTGTTTTCAGTAAAGAACAGCGCTTTAATCCTGCAGCACCTCCACGACAAAAGCGTCAGTTAAATGCACCCGCCCCACAGTTGGAATATCTGCAGACCGATGATGGCGTTAATTTGCGCCTGAGCCGTTATCAGGCCGGGTCAAAAGGGCCTGTGATGCTGGTGCATGGCTTAGGTGTCAGCTCCGGTATTTTTTCTACAGACCTTATTAAAACGAACCTGGTTGAATATCTCTGCAGTCATGATTATGACGTCTGGTTGCTGGATTTCCGGGTCAGTATTGATCTGCCAGCCGCTGAGCAACAGTCAACCGGGGATCAGGTAGCTAAGTATGATTTTCCTGCTGCTGTTGAGCGCATTCGTTTACGTACAGGGGCCGAAACTGTTCAGGCGGTTGTGCATTGTTGGGGGGCTTCGACATTCTTTATGTCGATGCTGGCGGGGCTTGAGGGGGTTCGTTCTATAGTTTGCTCCCAGATCGCAAACGATGTTGTGGTGCCGCTGACAACTCAGATTAAAACAGGTCTGTATTTACCCGGCGTACTAAACACATTTGGTGTCGATTCACTGACTGCGTATGTAGACAGTCATGCTGACTGGCGTGAGCGGATTTGGGATAAGGCTTTGTCGGTTAATGCGTTACAACAGGCGCAGGGCAGTTGTAACAGTGCGGTGTGTCACCGGGTCACTTTTAACTATGCCTCGTTATATAAACATCAACAGCTGAATGACCTGTTACACGATAATCTTCATGAGTTGTTTGGTGAAGCGAATATTAGTGCCTTTGAACATCTGGCGGCAGTTTGCCGGACCGGTTATATCACCGATGCAGACGGGGAGGATGTGTACCGTCCGCATATCGAACGGCTTAATCTGCCTATCTGTTTTATTCATGGTGAGGATAACGAATGTTATCTGCCTGAAAGCACTAAGCAAACATATCAGAATCTTTGCCAGCAATTTGGTGAGCAACAGTACAGCCGGCATGTGATTGCCGGATACGGCCACATTGACTGTATTTTTGGGCGGAATGCTGTGGATGATGTTTATCCACTGATGGTTAAGCATTTAGATAAAACTGCCTGA